In a genomic window of Magnolia sinica isolate HGM2019 chromosome 14, MsV1, whole genome shotgun sequence:
- the LOC131226323 gene encoding corytuberine synthase-like: protein MALIWLLMPLILIFLFKPSSTKNLPPGPRPWPIIGNMMSMLSGALHIKLMKLARVHGPLMLLKFGSKPVIIVSTQESAMEVLRTHDRAFSGRSVPHSLRIVEHIKHSLVWSDCTDEWKNLRRIAKTELFSTKMLDMHARVRQEKVSEMVDYIRENEGGPIMITGVVFGTLLNILGHGIFSKDVFQFGGKGDEFRMQKVIRKMIGLVVEPNLADFYPILGGLDLQGLLRECKTCFDEVIEVWKDTVKERRANRDSSKHDVLEVLLDNEFSDAQINAFFLESFGPGSESSSTAVEWAMAELLKHPDKMTKLRDELNREVGPTNLTEAHLPSLRYLQACIKETLRLHPVLPFLLPHRTVETCQVMGYTIPKNYETVINAYAIGRDPNAWTDPDTFWPERFLDTDVDYSGNHYQLIPFGAGRRICPGIPLSNRAIPLLIGSLIHTFDWSLPNGMKADDLDMTEKMSLTLVINPSLVAVPKVRV, encoded by the exons ATGGCTTTGATATGGCTTCTCATGCCTCTCATTCTCATATTCCTTTTCAAGCCATCATCAACTAAGAACCTGCCACCTGGCCCACGCCCATGGCCCATCATCGGCAACATGATGTCCATGTTGAGTGGGGCCCTCCATATCAAGCTCATGAAGTTAGCTCGAGTCCATGGCCCACTAATGCTACTAAAGTTCGGCAGTAAGCCTGTGATCATCGTCTCAACACAAGAATCAGCAATGGAGGTTCTTCGGACCCATGATCGGGCCTTCTCGGGTCGGTCCGTCCCGCATAGTCTACGGATAGTAGAACATATCAAACACTCGCTTGTGTGGAGCGATTGCACCGATGAGTGGAAGAATCTACGGCGGATCGCAAAGACAGAGCTGTTCTCAACGAAGATGTTGGACATGCATGCACGTGTTCGACAAGAGAAGGTGAGTGAGATGGTGGATTACATACGTGAGAATGAAGGTGGGCCGATCATGATAACGGGGGTTGTGTTCGGGACTCTATTGAATATACTGGGGCATGGAATCTTCTCGAAGGATGTGTTTCAGTTTGGTGGGAAGGGTGATGAGTTTAGGATGCAGAAGGTGATTAGGAAGATGATAGGATTAGTGGTGGAGCCGAATTTAGCGGATTTTTATCCCATATTgggtgggctagatttgcaaGGGTTGCTTAGGGAGTGTAAGACGTGTTTTGATGAAGTGATTGAGGTGTGGAAGGATACGGTTAAGGAAAGGAGAGCGAATAGGGACTCTTCAAAGCATGATGTCTTGGAAGTTTTACTTGACAACGAGTTCAGTGATGCTCAAATCAACGCCTTTTTCTTG GAATCCTTCGGCCCAGGTTCGGAGAGCAGCAGCACAGCCGTCGAATGGGCCATGGCCGAACTCCTAAAACACCCAGATAAGATGACCAAACTCCGCGATGAACTGAAccgcgaagtgggccccaccaacctgACCGAGGCCCACCTTCCCAGCCTACGATACCTCCAGGCGTGCATCAAGGAGACCCTGCGATTGCATCCGGTCCTACCATTTCTCCTCCCTCATCGTACGGTCGAGACTTGCCAAGTGATGGGCTACACAATTCCAAAAAACTATGAGACGGTGATCAATGCTTATGCGATCGGGCGGGACCCGAATGCATGGACGGATCCGGATACCTTCTGGCCCGAAAGGTTCCTGGACACCGATGTGGATTACTCGGGAAACCACTACCAATTGATACCGTTCGGTGCTGGAAGGAGGATCTGCCCTGGGATACCGTTGTCTAATCGGGCCATCCCATTGTTAATCGGATCTTTGATCCACACCTTCGATTGGTCCCTTCCTAATGGAATGAAAGCCGACGATCTAGATATGACGGAGAAGATGAGCCTTACACTTGTCATTAATCCGTCCCTCGTAGCAGTCCCTAAAGTAAGAGTGTGA